CTGGCAGCACGCGTGGGGCATGCTGTTGTCTGCCCGTGAGGGTcgtggggggcaggtggggacagATTCAGGGGTATCCAGACTCTGCTGCCCCAGCTGTGGGACAGAGTGGAAAGGCCAACTGGGACACGGGCTTTGGTGTTGGGGAGAGTCGCGTCAACGGTCACCCCCTTCCTGGGCCTTAGCTCCTTCCCATCAAAGGGGCACAGGAATCCAGCCGGCCGGGCAGCCAGCACGTCTCTGCAGAGCTTTCTGGGTGCCCCTTCGGGAGCTGAGGGAAATCCTACCCATGTCTGCCCACCAGTCCTGAGATGGGCCGTGCGGGTACCTGTTTAGGGGCTGGGCTCAGGGTCTAGCCCTGACCAGGGGTGTCCCTTTGGGTCACATGCCCTCTGCAAGACCCTGTTTCTTCACATGTGCATGACCTGGACCCACCAATCCGCTGCATGGGTGGTGCCAGGAGGCAGAGCCCCTGCCATTCCTGCGGGCCGCCACACTCATCCCTGCCGTTCGTGTCAGGGTGCGGCCAGCGGCGGGGTCCCTGTAACCTAGAAAGCCCCCCAGAGGTGGTGTTTGATCTGAAACCTGAGGACAAATGGGAATTTGCTGGACAGACCAGTGGGAGGGTCGGAGATGTGGGAGCTGAGCTAGACGCGGCGTGCAGGGTGTCGGGGTCACTGCTGCGAGCCAGGTGGCTGTACTTGGAGCAATGGTAGTGCTGTCTGCCAAGTAGACTGGAGCCATGCATCCTGCTCTGCACGGCGACCAGCCTGGGCCTCCTTTGAGGGCTCCCGAGTCTCCTGACCACCGCCACGCCTGGCAAGGGGCCGCAGGAGGCCACATGGTGCTTTTGGGAGAACGTGGCCATGGTGGATGAGCACTTAGCGGCAAACACACCTGTCCTGATTCCCCTCCACGCAGCACTCTGCCCTTGGCTCGGTGGCTTGGCCtcctgggcctcaatttcctctgCTCCAGCGGGAGCACAGGGCCCACTGTCCCAAGCCTCAGACTCAGACTTGGAAGGGTCTCAGGCCAGGTTTGGACCGAGGACCATCACAGGGTCTTACGGGGTCATGAGTGTCGACTCCTCAGATGTGCTATTTGGCCTGGGCCTGagcacccctgcccccgcccgcAGACTTCAACACGGACAACTTCATCTGTAAGGAGGACCTGGAGCGCACGCTGGCGCGGCTCACCAAGTCCGAGCTGGACGAGGACGAGGTAGTGCTCGTGTGTGACAAGGTCATCGAGGAGGCCGACCTGGACGGCGACGGCAAGCTGGGCTTCGCGGACTTTGAGGACATGATTGCCAAGGCTCCCGACTTCCTCAGGTGAGGCCTGGCGGCTGGGGCTGGGGTTTCCGCCGACTGCTGGGCTCCCGCTCACCCGCCCTCCCCGGAGGTCAGCTGTGTCCTTTGCATCCTCCTATGGGACCATGCCCTGGGCCGGGGGCCAGTGGGATTTCTGCTGAGGGGCCCTAACTCTCTTTCTAGCACCTTTCACATCCGGATCTGAGAACACTGGTGAGGGCGCGGGGGCCCTGAAGCTGACCCTCTGGCTGTCCTGTCTACACGAGTGTGACCTCCGAGCTGCCCGGAATAGAGGCTGTGGCCTCTGGGTTTAGACCCACCAACATTTCCTCGGCCCTTTCAGCAAAAAATTCCTTAACCAGGGaaggggggtgtggggagcagggcCCTGCCATAGGCCATCTGTCtgggcccccaagccctccagaccCCCGTCCTCTCCCCGTCAGAAGTGGCCCCACTAGGAGGGGACAGCAAGACCTCACAGGGCAAGGGCTCCAGATGTGTCCCAAGTCCTGGGCGGGTGTCCCGGTCACCCAGGGCAAAGTGAAACGGGAAAGGTTTCATGAGCTATGCAAAACTCACAGCTGGGCTGCCCCCCTGGCCCCCCCAATGTGAAACTGTGTGGACAGTGGGTCAAgggctctgtccctgtccctggctGTGAGGCCTGGGCATCCCATGTTCTGCACCACCCCCCCAAGATGTGGAATTCTCACTGGTGCGTGCTGTCCACACATTTGTGAATTCCCGGTAGTAAAGCACTTTGAcgtccctgtgctctctctgctgACGTTAAGACGGGCTCAGTGGtccctttctcctgctccttAAAATCCCACGTTGAGTGGGTCACCTCGGCCCAGCGTTGCCTGCCTGCTTTGGACACTCACGTTTATTTCAGTGCTTGTATTTTTGAGAGGGAAACACATTGCCTCAAACCCCCAGGTGAGCCCCACAGGAGACATTAGGTGAGAACCGTGTCCATTTCCCCTGTGACAGTAGAGCTCGTGGTGAGACTTTACGGAACGCTAACCATGAGTCCGACACGGGGCTGCTTGCCACAGGCTCCCGGGAGGCAGGGGCTCCCTCGGGCTCGCTCTTCATGGGGAGAGGCGGCTAAGGGGACATTCCCCCACAGGTGTGAGGCGGGCCAAGGCACTGAGGGACATGGGTAGGCAGGGTGGGGGCCACAGTGCTCCTTCTGGGGACGGTCAGTTTGTTTTCTGCCTCTGGGGACTGTGGGCGGGGAGCAGAAGACAAGCTACTCACCCTTACACAGGTGGGGACGTGGGGGACAGGGGAAGTGGGACACAGCAGGAAGGACCCTGGGGGACGGGGATCCAGGAGTGCCTGTATCCAGAGCTGCTGTGTGGGCCTCCTGGCGTGAGAGCCGCCCCTCACGGCCAGGACAGGTGGGAgccagagggcagggaagggtgACCTTGTCAAACGGATGGGCAGTCCACACCCGACTGGCTCCAGAAATTCTCAGGACCATGTCTTAGGTGGACCCTGGCAGGCAGGCTTGGGGTGTGTGCTGAGGGGCTAACCAGAACCTCAGGCAGCTTACTCCCCCTCTGCAGACCTTGGTTTCTCCGGCTGCAGCACAGAGGGGTTGGTGAGGGCCTGGCGGGACCGTGTGGCAGGGCTACAATaaggcagggggcagagagggcCAAGGGAGCTGCTGCTGGGAGCCCAGCGCCTTCGGGCCAGAATTCTTGCTTCAGAGGCTTCTGAACCCCGCTGCTGGGAGGGCCCCCAGCACGGGAGCTGGCTTGGGTCTCAGCTCAGAACGGccaccccagcccagggcccGCCTGGGCTCAGTAAGTGGTCAGGGAGCCCAGGCCTCAGTTCATCTTGGAGATGGGGTGCTGCCCTGCCTGTGGTCAGCCCCCCGCCTCTCCGGCCCTGACACTCCCCACTCCTCTCGGGGGAGAGTGAGGGGCCGGGGAAGCCCACCGGTGAGCTGCTAGAAGGAAGCTCGGCGCTCAGGACTTGTGCTTCTTGTCGGTGAAGAGGAGCCTCCAGAGCTTGTCGGgctgcagagagggaggagacacTGGGGCCTGGAGGCCCTGGGCGGAGAGAGGCGCAGCACCCGTTGGTCGCTGGGGCCCAAGCCCAAGAAAGGCCTGCTGGGAGGATTGCTGGTTGTTCATGAGCCTCATGGTGCCAGAAATGGCACAGCCAGCCCCAAACCCCGCCCTGTTCTGGGTGAAGGATGTGTGTCTTCTGAGAAGGCTAGGGGAGGAGGGGGTCTCCACAAGG
This Mustela nigripes isolate SB6536 chromosome 13, MUSNIG.SB6536, whole genome shotgun sequence DNA region includes the following protein-coding sequences:
- the CIB2 gene encoding calcium and integrin-binding family member 2 isoform X2 — protein: MDYRKSPVVHVPMSLIIQMPELRENPFKERIVEAFSEDGEGNLTFNDFVDMFSVLCESAPRELKANYAFKIYDFNTDNFICKEDLERTLARLTKSELDEDEVVLVCDKVIEEADLDGDGKLGFADFEDMIAKAPDFLSTFHIRI